In Reichenbachiella agarivorans, one genomic interval encodes:
- a CDS encoding 4Fe-4S binding protein: MKTYFKNIAQTLGSMLYGLKITFTHMLKARTSRQPIGVADKDYFEHKEGIFTLQYPFQEFPVPDNGRYKLHNEIDDCIVCDKCAKVCPVNCIDIEPVRAVEEIGKTSDGTSKKIYAAKFDIDMSKCCFCGLCTTVCPTECLTMTKEYDFSVFDIKAHNFEFSDMTPELVDEKKKEFEVYSAEKLKAEAAATKAVVAKPAAAQSVDAPNAERQTPNAKPVFRPKMKKSTDDSLPSTESQEHTTESEKPKAAKPVFRPKVKQKTAESPKADRPTPNADEKSDQQSADSDKPKAAKPVFRPKIKPKKTDE; this comes from the coding sequence GTGAAGACCTATTTTAAAAATATCGCTCAGACGCTTGGATCCATGTTGTATGGACTGAAGATCACTTTCACTCACATGTTGAAAGCCAGAACCTCGCGCCAGCCAATTGGTGTAGCAGACAAGGACTACTTCGAGCATAAGGAGGGGATTTTTACGCTGCAATACCCATTTCAGGAGTTTCCAGTTCCAGACAATGGACGCTACAAATTGCACAATGAAATTGATGATTGTATCGTCTGTGACAAGTGTGCCAAAGTCTGTCCAGTCAACTGTATCGACATAGAGCCAGTGAGAGCGGTAGAGGAAATCGGGAAGACTTCTGATGGGACATCCAAAAAAATATATGCAGCCAAGTTTGACATTGATATGTCGAAGTGCTGCTTCTGTGGTCTCTGTACGACGGTTTGTCCTACGGAGTGCTTGACCATGACCAAGGAATATGACTTTAGCGTGTTTGACATCAAAGCACATAATTTTGAGTTCTCGGACATGACACCTGAACTGGTGGATGAAAAGAAGAAGGAATTCGAAGTGTACAGTGCGGAGAAGCTGAAAGCGGAAGCTGCTGCCACCAAGGCAGTTGTGGCAAAACCCGCTGCAGCTCAGTCAGTTGATGCGCCAAACGCTGAACGTCAAACGCCAAACGCTAAGCCCGTGTTCCGACCGAAGATGAAAAAGTCAACGGACGACAGTCTACCGTCAACGGAAAGCCAAGAGCATACGACGGAAAGTGAAAAGCCAAAAGCTGCTAAACCAGTTTTCCGTCCGAAGGTAAAACAGAAAACGGCAGAATCGCCCAAGGCAGACCGCCCAACGCCAAACGCTGATGAAAAAAGCGATCAGCAATCAGCGGATAGCGATAAGCCTAAAGCAGCCAAGCCAGTTTTCAGACCTAAAATAAAACCTAAAAAGACCGACGAATAG
- a CDS encoding NADH-quinone oxidoreductase subunit J family protein, translating into MDFNILAFYGFAGMAVISAVMILLSKNIIHSVFMLVLVFFSIAGVFLISNAEFVGVTQIMVYIGGVLILMMFGVMLTNRIDGSKLVTEHRRVIPALLVGVGLILVFAASLKHKFPLADFGPVSELNYSVTETIGINLMTHQLVALELTAVLLLMALIGAAYLAGSKFEEKK; encoded by the coding sequence GTGGATTTCAATATATTGGCATTTTATGGTTTTGCTGGGATGGCAGTGATCTCTGCCGTGATGATTTTACTCTCCAAAAACATCATTCATTCGGTATTTATGCTGGTTTTGGTGTTTTTTTCTATAGCAGGGGTGTTTTTGATTTCCAATGCGGAGTTTGTAGGTGTGACACAAATCATGGTGTACATTGGTGGGGTATTGATTTTGATGATGTTTGGCGTGATGCTGACCAATCGTATTGATGGTAGCAAACTAGTCACTGAACATCGAAGAGTGATTCCGGCCTTGTTGGTAGGTGTGGGGTTGATCTTGGTTTTTGCGGCGAGCTTGAAACATAAATTCCCATTGGCAGATTTTGGTCCAGTATCAGAATTGAATTATTCAGTCACAGAGACAATTGGAATCAACCTGATGACACATCAGTTGGTGGCTTTGGAGTTGACAGCTGTGCTTTTGCTCATGGCTCTAATAGGAGCAGCCTATCTCGCGGGGTCTAAATTTGAAGAGAAGAAATGA
- the nuoK gene encoding NADH-quinone oxidoreductase subunit NuoK: MIPIEHYIIFSAALLIIGLLIIIVKRNLIMVLVGVELILNAANINLVAFSQHDPLLTGQMMSLFVIVIAVAESAVALAIVYQIYRHQQVSNLDELDELNG, from the coding sequence ATGATACCAATCGAACACTATATCATCTTCAGTGCGGCACTACTCATCATAGGTTTGCTCATCATCATTGTGAAGCGAAACCTGATCATGGTACTGGTAGGAGTAGAGCTGATCTTGAATGCAGCCAATATCAATTTGGTGGCTTTTTCTCAGCATGATCCCTTGTTGACTGGACAGATGATGTCCTTGTTTGTGATAGTGATTGCCGTGGCAGAGTCTGCGGTGGCACTGGCGATTGTGTATCAGATTTATAGACATCAACAAGTTTCCAACTTGGACGAACTAGATGAATTGAATGGGTGA
- the nuoH gene encoding NADH-quinone oxidoreductase subunit NuoH: MIAFLIYLPFLLVFVIFAVYAERKVSAFMQDRLGPMVVGKYGILQSFADVLKMMQKEDIIALAADRKLFVIAPLVIFVSVFTGFAVLPLTVNIQGSAAETGIYFLLAVISLDVIGILMAGWGSNSKFSLFGAMRSVAQIVSYEIPLGLSILCVIMLTQTLSLQEISFQQVGTLGFINWNIIQYPFLFIPFVIYFIASLAESNRTPFDLPEAESELIGGFHTEYSGFRWAVIMLSEYGMMLLVSLIAVILFFGSWNTPLPNVGPVLLGDWTSGTAGELSSDLWGTFWLLSKAMLMIFLQMWVRWTYPRIRVDQMMSLSWKYLTPIGLFMVFVSGFWKIWM, from the coding sequence ATGATAGCGTTTCTTATCTATCTTCCTTTTCTACTGGTCTTTGTCATTTTCGCGGTGTATGCGGAGAGGAAAGTGTCTGCGTTCATGCAAGACAGACTTGGCCCTATGGTTGTAGGCAAATACGGTATCCTTCAGTCTTTTGCTGATGTACTCAAAATGATGCAAAAGGAGGATATCATTGCGCTGGCTGCTGACAGAAAGCTCTTCGTCATTGCGCCATTGGTTATTTTCGTTTCGGTATTTACAGGATTTGCAGTATTGCCACTTACTGTCAATATCCAGGGCTCAGCTGCGGAAACAGGCATCTACTTTTTACTGGCGGTGATTTCGCTGGATGTAATAGGCATACTGATGGCAGGCTGGGGATCGAATAGCAAGTTTTCACTTTTTGGTGCGATGCGTTCGGTGGCACAGATCGTGTCTTATGAGATTCCTTTGGGATTGTCCATTCTTTGCGTGATCATGCTGACTCAGACTTTGAGTCTTCAAGAAATTTCTTTCCAACAGGTGGGTACATTGGGATTTATCAACTGGAACATCATTCAATATCCATTTCTATTCATACCGTTTGTGATTTATTTCATAGCCTCTTTGGCCGAATCCAATAGGACACCTTTTGATTTGCCAGAGGCGGAATCAGAGCTGATTGGCGGTTTTCATACCGAGTACTCAGGATTCAGATGGGCGGTCATCATGCTCTCGGAGTATGGGATGATGCTTTTGGTTTCTTTGATTGCTGTGATACTTTTCTTTGGGAGTTGGAATACACCACTGCCTAATGTAGGGCCTGTATTATTGGGGGACTGGACTTCAGGAACTGCGGGAGAACTGTCATCAGATCTTTGGGGTACGTTTTGGTTGCTGTCCAAGGCGATGCTTATGATTTTCTTACAAATGTGGGTGAGATGGACCTACCCTAGAATCAGGGTGGATCAGATGATGTCATTGAGTTGGAAGTACCTGACTCCTATTGGGCTATTCATGGTGTTTGTTTCGGGATTTTGGAAAATATGGATGTAA
- a CDS encoding NADH-quinone oxidoreductase subunit 5 family protein yields MGELNYIVLFAILLLPLVGGAIAYLSGNKLGGVVLTLTFGLVLLLGIYAIVQIPSGTSISLDWISLGATQFKVGLWYDHLSGIMILVVAIVALLVAIFSMEYMKHDESRARYFGQLGLFAFSMYGIVLSSNLLLTFVFWELVGFSSYLLIGFWFTQAKPPISSFKAFVMNKVGDAGFLLGIFVLYAYFKTLDISELLSLTQSGLEIPDIMLFVAGFGLFLAAVGKSAQFPLQTWLPDAMTGPTPVSALIHAATMVAAGVYLLVRVFPLLSPELLHLIGVIGGITAFTGAFAAFAQNDIKKILAYSTISQLGYMVMAIGAGYPMAAFFHLVTHAFFKAGLFLCAGSIIHYFHETNHDHGFDGQDIRNMGGLRSVLPITFVVFTICTLSLAGVPFFSGFLSKEVILGGVLGSSLPYVVSILALVSVFMTAAYMARLYFKVFFGEKVTSQFVENVRVKVPLMVLAGLSFWIVYALNPMGEHNRVADILGNLMIDPEVTHFTWLPVLSLVLVALGILTSYLYVEKRMLITPIEGVKKVFYQLSAHNFYLDHFHRKVVAVGTMKGAEVLFFVDKKILDRLVDLLAKGEVVFAHFVGLIDKHIVDGLVNLLGWFAHFVGDRTRKMQSGNVQMYFVWALFGLLIVVYFLT; encoded by the coding sequence ATGGGTGAGTTGAATTATATCGTGTTGTTTGCCATACTGCTCCTTCCACTGGTAGGAGGGGCTATCGCGTATCTTTCTGGCAACAAACTTGGTGGGGTAGTGTTGACTCTTACTTTTGGTTTGGTGCTGTTGTTGGGTATATATGCCATTGTCCAAATCCCATCAGGTACTTCCATTTCTCTGGATTGGATTTCTTTGGGAGCAACCCAATTCAAGGTGGGGTTGTGGTACGATCATCTATCTGGAATCATGATTTTGGTGGTGGCGATTGTCGCCTTGCTGGTGGCAATATTCTCGATGGAGTACATGAAGCATGACGAAAGTCGAGCCAGGTATTTTGGACAGTTGGGCTTGTTTGCCTTCTCGATGTACGGCATTGTTTTGTCTTCCAATCTCTTATTGACTTTTGTGTTTTGGGAGTTGGTTGGATTCTCATCTTACTTATTGATTGGTTTTTGGTTTACACAAGCCAAGCCGCCCATTTCATCTTTCAAGGCCTTTGTGATGAACAAAGTTGGAGATGCGGGTTTTCTCTTGGGTATTTTCGTGCTCTATGCCTATTTCAAGACTTTGGATATTTCTGAATTGTTGTCTTTGACTCAGTCAGGTTTAGAAATCCCAGATATCATGTTGTTTGTTGCGGGTTTTGGTTTGTTCCTAGCGGCAGTTGGTAAGTCTGCGCAATTTCCGTTACAGACTTGGCTACCAGACGCCATGACTGGTCCTACACCTGTTTCGGCACTGATCCACGCCGCTACGATGGTAGCAGCAGGCGTTTATTTGTTGGTGCGTGTTTTCCCTTTGTTGTCTCCAGAGCTGCTACATCTCATCGGTGTGATTGGCGGAATCACCGCATTTACAGGAGCATTTGCCGCATTTGCGCAAAATGACATCAAGAAAATATTGGCCTACTCCACGATCTCTCAATTGGGATACATGGTTATGGCGATTGGTGCAGGTTACCCGATGGCGGCTTTCTTTCACTTGGTGACGCATGCATTCTTCAAAGCGGGTTTGTTTTTGTGTGCAGGTAGCATCATCCACTATTTTCATGAGACGAATCACGATCATGGATTTGATGGACAGGACATTCGCAATATGGGTGGGTTGAGGTCTGTATTACCGATCACTTTTGTGGTCTTCACGATTTGTACGCTTTCATTGGCTGGAGTTCCTTTCTTCTCAGGGTTTCTATCCAAAGAAGTAATCTTAGGAGGCGTATTGGGTAGTTCACTGCCTTATGTAGTCTCAATCTTAGCTTTGGTGTCGGTTTTTATGACCGCTGCTTATATGGCTCGATTGTATTTCAAGGTTTTCTTCGGAGAGAAAGTGACTAGTCAGTTTGTCGAGAATGTCAGAGTCAAAGTTCCTTTGATGGTATTGGCTGGGTTGTCATTTTGGATAGTGTATGCGCTCAATCCGATGGGTGAGCACAACCGAGTAGCCGATATTTTGGGCAATCTGATGATTGATCCTGAGGTGACGCATTTTACTTGGCTGCCTGTGCTTTCTTTGGTATTGGTAGCTTTGGGTATATTGACTTCTTATCTCTATGTGGAGAAGCGGATGTTGATCACTCCGATTGAGGGAGTGAAAAAAGTATTCTATCAGTTGTCTGCGCACAATTTTTATTTGGATCACTTTCATCGCAAAGTGGTGGCTGTTGGCACGATGAAGGGTGCTGAGGTATTGTTTTTTGTGGACAAGAAAATATTGGATCGTTTGGTCGATCTTTTGGCGAAGGGCGAGGTGGTATTTGCGCATTTTGTAGGACTGATTGACAAGCATATCGTGGATGGCTTGGTCAATTTGCTGGGTTGGTTTGCTCATTTTGTAGGCGACCGCACCCGAAAAATGCAAAGTGGCAATGTGCAGATGTATTTCGTTTGGGCTTTGTTTGGTCTGTTGATCGTTGTTTATTTTTTGACTTAA